TTTTTTGTTAGCTGCTCGttaacttctcctggatcgtctcgtctaatcttgtatcgtagtgctttgcaaacaatcaggttctcgtactcctcaccgcgatatatgatacaatcattcggacatgcgtgaatcttctgaacttccagccttagagggcagactatcttctttgcctcgtacgttgtctcgggcaatttgtttccctccggaagaatgttcttgacgagtttcaataaatcgacAAATgtcttgtcactaacaccattttttgccttccattgcaagaactccagagtggtatccaactttttgtgcccctgctcgcaacctgggtacaacgataTTCTGttgtcctctaacatcttgtccaatttatgggccccttttcactttcgcagtcctccttggcttcctacaacatctgaccaagattaTCCGCAACgttgttaccatcagcatccctttcctcctcgcccgtttgatttctttcaaatccaacgtactgagcaaagtccagaatattgtcgtcttccacttcatcttcttccatttcaacaccttgctctacgtgggatgtccaacaattatagcttggcatgaaccccgactcaaacaagtggaaataaatagtcctggatgcagaatactccttatgattcttacacttactgtatggacaacaaataaaacccttatgcctgttagctccggccactctcaaaaaataatgcacactgtcaataaactctttggaccgccggtcagcatacatccattgccgatccatctacatgacatgaaaaaaaatcgtacacataattattcttacaataatgacagtcatacaataattataaaataattacaaactctttcaacagtcatacaacaatgacatatcattattcataaaaaactataaaatattacaccaaataattcttatttactatttctaaagttttatactaatattaatattaatgtgttgtagttcttttaattttcattttagtttgttttctattatttaatattaactttcactatattttccctctcaactattttataaaaccttctttagcaaataaactaaatttctatatattctttcttccccacacaaattttctctctcatcaacttacaagtAAATTTTGGAGACATAAAAGTGTataaaacatagctccaaatgtaatatgacaaaaaaaacattggaggatgaagttgctaacattttaggcacctccgatttgtatataatcaccaaaataaattcactagaaattttggcatgacctcccctcttttttgaagaaattttgaagcttgctcgggcagctggaggaggaagaagacatatatatatatatatatatatatatatatatatatatatatatatatatatatatatatatatatatatatatatatatatatatatatatatatatgtatatatatatacatatatatatatatatatatatgtatgtatatatacatatatacatatatatatatatgtatgtatatatacatatatacatatatatatgtatgtatatatacatatatacatatatatatatatatgtatatatatatatatatatatatatatatatatatatatgggtggtactttagtcccggttgatgttatgaaccggggctaaagatcgccgggatctttagttccggttggtaataccaaccgagactaaagttacgatctttagtacTAAAGATCCTGGGGGGGCCTGATAAGCCCTCACAGCAtttgaatcgggactaaagatgatcgttaccaaccgggactaaagatcaaatatgcccgttaccctttttaaccgggactaaacatcatctttagccctgatttttattgcaaccgggtctattgtggaattcggccgaccgacgaaagatggtttctccaccagtgcagcTTAATTTGCTACGTCTTCTCTCGATCGAAAGGAGATTAATTAAGCTAATTAATCTCGCCATCGTCTCGATCGTCATGGCCGCTGCCGTCCGGTCCGTGTGGGCGGACAACTTCGCCGCCGAGTCGGCCATCCTCCGCGCCGTCGCGCCATGCGCCGTCTACGCCGCCATTAACGTCCAGTATCCAGGCTGCGTCGTTTCCGCcgctggcggcgccggcgaccaccgctgCTACTACGACCTCACCGCCGAGGAGCGGTACCAGGTGGTGAGGGCGAACGCGGACGAGCTCAAGCCCCTCCAGCTCGGCCTCGCCGTGCGCACCGCCGACGGCGGCCGCTTCGCCTGGGAGTTCAACCTGAACGAgttcgacctcgccgccgacggcgacatGTGCGAGCCGGGCTCCGTCGACTACCTCCGCCACCGCGGCATGGACTTCAACGCCCTCCCATGGTcgggcgtcggcgccgccaGCCTCGGCCGCCTGCTCTGGAGctccggcctcctcgccgcgcggcCGTCGTGGGCCACCTTCGCCGGGGCCTACCACGTCGCCTACTTCGCCAGGATCTTgatgctcgccgtcgccgtcgccggcaccggcggcggcggggcggcgaggcggctccCCGCCGACGTCGGGGGATTCGAGGAGATGGTCCGCTCGCTGCTGGGGCATCACGTGTACGACGTCAGGTTGCTGGCCGGGGAGCTCAGGGGCCCGCTCGCCGACGTTGCGAGGCAGCTCGGCGCCGCTGTCCCagccgacgcggccgccgcggggctcgccggcgccggcgccctcaTGGCGCTGCAGGCTTTCGAAGCCCTGAGGGAGCAATGCCGCGGCGTGATGCCTCATCGTGGATTGCTATGTGGGATTCAAGCAAGCTAGTTTGTTTGTTAGCAaggttagtactccctccgtttcaaaatgtttgacactgttgactttttagcacatatttgaccattcgtcttattcaaaaaattttatgaaatatgtaaaactatatgtgtacatgaaagtatatttaacaatgaatcaaatgatataaaaagaataaataattacttaatttttttaataagacgaatggtcaaacacgtactaaaaagtcaacggtgtcaaatattttgaaatggagggagtaattaattaggagaggagaaagggcctatagctaaaaaaaactaattacaagacttcgtcaatctccaaGATAGATTTGTCGGCCCCTTCTTCGAAGATGTTTATaagggtgagtgtgcgtgtgttgtGAGTATGtacgttgtactgtgtaatttttaaaaaaattaggtgAGAAAATTGAGGTAATAATCGAGGTGGATTGCCAGGCGAAAGCGACGATCAAACGCATGCAGAGCCCAGAGCCCAAATCCGACTATGAGCCTATCAGATCAAGAGATTCAAGACTGATCGCTAAGAAACCAATATTGGAAGCGGTGATCGATTGTTTTATGTTGTTTTGTTACGAAATAATTTAGTCGTGTTGATTAATTGTGTCCGTGTCCGTATCCTTAGTGAGCCCAATATTTTGAGCTAACCAcgttaaaaaaatacatagagaGAGTATATAC
The Oryza sativa Japonica Group chromosome 6, ASM3414082v1 DNA segment above includes these coding regions:
- the LOC107275861 gene encoding probable CCR4-associated factor 1 homolog 11; this encodes MAAAVRSVWADNFAAESAILRAVAPCAVYAAINVQYPGCVVSAAGGAGDHRCYYDLTAEERYQVVRANADELKPLQLGLAVRTADGGRFAWEFNLNEFDLAADGDMCEPGSVDYLRHRGMDFNALPWSGVGAASLGRLLWSSGLLAARPSWATFAGAYHVAYFARILMLAVAVAGTGGGGAARRLPADVGGFEEMVRSLLGHHVYDVRLLAGELRGPLADVARQLGAAVPADAAAAGLAGAGALMALQAFEALREQCRGVMPHRGLLCGIQAS